The following proteins are co-located in the Patescibacteria group bacterium genome:
- a CDS encoding tyrosine-type recombinase/integrase — protein sequence MTLSDATDAFMQHLELEKNRSLHTIESYSHYLNRFNAWAEEQNVTSVDQITDDLVLRFRQYLNRLKNQKDEPLSKSTQNYHLIALRSLLRYLNRKNVVAMAAEKIDLPANDSRQIQFLDHEELVRLLQMPNPKTIKGARDLALLHTLFSTGLRVSEIASLNRDQVNLERGEFAVIGKGRKERIVFLSAVATEYLRQYLISRTDDDNAVFIRLKDPIPEAEQQLDRSLRLSDRSIERIVQGYAKAAGIVKTVTPHTLRHSFATDLLMNGANIRDVQAMLGHASLNTTQIYTHVTNQHLKDIHTAFHDKKVEEPPVDKTE from the coding sequence ATGACATTATCCGACGCAACTGATGCTTTTATGCAGCATTTGGAGCTTGAAAAAAATCGATCATTACACACGATCGAGAGCTATTCGCATTATTTAAACCGATTTAACGCTTGGGCAGAAGAGCAAAACGTTACCTCGGTTGATCAAATTACCGATGATTTGGTGCTGCGATTTCGCCAGTATTTGAATCGTCTCAAAAATCAAAAAGACGAACCGCTGTCAAAATCAACTCAAAACTATCATTTAATTGCGCTGCGATCACTTTTGCGCTATTTAAATCGCAAAAATGTGGTGGCGATGGCAGCAGAGAAGATTGATTTACCGGCGAACGACTCGCGCCAGATTCAGTTTTTGGATCACGAAGAATTGGTGCGATTGTTGCAGATGCCTAACCCCAAAACGATTAAAGGTGCGCGTGACTTGGCATTGCTGCATACCTTATTCTCGACCGGATTGCGAGTGTCCGAAATTGCATCACTTAATCGAGATCAGGTTAATTTGGAACGCGGCGAATTTGCGGTGATTGGCAAGGGACGCAAAGAACGGATTGTTTTTTTGTCGGCGGTGGCTACCGAGTATCTGCGCCAGTATTTAATTAGCCGCACCGACGATGATAACGCCGTGTTTATTCGGTTAAAAGATCCGATCCCAGAGGCCGAGCAACAACTTGACCGCAGCTTACGCTTATCTGACCGATCAATTGAACGAATTGTGCAGGGATATGCCAAAGCGGCTGGCATTGTTAAAACTGTCACTCCGCATACTTTGCGCCACTCGTTTGCCACCGATTTGTTGATGAATGGCGCCAACATTCGCGATGTTCAAGCGATGTTGGGGCACGCCTCGTTGAATACCACGCAAATTTACACGCACGTAACAAATCAACACTTAAAAGACATCCACACTGCTTTTCATGATAAAAAAGTAGAAGAACCTCCTGTTGACAAAACTGAATAA
- a CDS encoding PrgI family protein: MQYKVPQNIDKEDEIVGPLTLVQFSYLAIAFAIDFLAFKSLPLALSLIIILPLSVLAFALAFLKIQDRPMLTFLMAVLHFSRDDKARVWSKTSDRPILQIDKTVAPVVATDATQHKQFDSAKAEALANVIDARGQAPAPATPEPTKMPFTNVDQNILKKND; the protein is encoded by the coding sequence ATGCAATACAAAGTGCCGCAAAATATCGATAAAGAGGACGAAATCGTTGGCCCGCTAACGCTGGTTCAATTTAGCTATTTGGCCATCGCCTTTGCCATTGACTTTTTGGCATTCAAATCTTTGCCATTGGCACTAAGTTTGATCATCATTCTGCCTCTTTCGGTATTGGCTTTTGCTTTGGCATTTTTGAAGATTCAAGATCGGCCGATGCTGACATTTTTGATGGCGGTGCTGCATTTTTCTCGTGATGATAAAGCCAGAGTGTGGAGTAAAACATCTGACCGCCCCATTTTGCAGATCGACAAAACGGTAGCGCCGGTGGTAGCTACCGATGCTACACAGCACAAACAGTTCGATTCTGCTAAAGCCGAAGCACTGGCCAATGTCATTGACGCACGCGGTCAAGCCCCAGCACCTGCCACGCCCGAGCCGACTAAGATGCCGTTTACAAATGTAGATCAAAACATCTTGAAAAAGAACGATTAG
- a CDS encoding phosphatase PAP2 family protein, whose translation MFSTIDSQIVLALNHLALTNDLTKFVVVFCSNGLIAIVVSVAIMYFLFNFPLSAGQRVRPIIGYAAVSILLAMAAGYIIETFIGRARPFALLSDISVIGSIPKNTSMPSLHTLAAFAFAGAFIFWRPKVNHAWWLIAAATLVGLSRIAAGLHYPTDVLVGAAIGITCAYLVVYEGSPVFRWLSRGQQR comes from the coding sequence GTGTTTTCGACTATCGACAGCCAGATTGTGCTGGCATTAAATCATTTAGCCCTCACAAACGACTTGACCAAATTCGTCGTCGTTTTTTGTTCGAACGGTTTAATTGCGATTGTGGTCTCGGTGGCTATTATGTATTTTTTATTTAATTTTCCGCTTTCAGCCGGTCAGCGAGTCCGCCCGATTATCGGATACGCCGCAGTCAGCATTTTGCTGGCGATGGCGGCGGGCTACATCATCGAGACATTTATTGGTCGCGCCCGCCCATTTGCGTTGCTAAGTGATATTTCGGTTATTGGATCAATCCCCAAAAACACCTCTATGCCCAGTTTGCATACGTTGGCTGCATTTGCCTTTGCCGGTGCGTTTATTTTTTGGCGACCAAAGGTAAATCATGCATGGTGGTTAATTGCCGCCGCCACTTTGGTGGGATTATCGCGTATTGCGGCCGGTTTGCATTACCCAACCGACGTGTTAGTTGGAGCGGCCATTGGCATCACCTGCGCTTATCTGGTAGTATACGAAGGATCCCCGGTGTTTAGATGGCTTTCTAGAGGACAGCAAAGATAA
- the uppP gene encoding undecaprenyl-diphosphatase UppP: MSYLQAIVLGLVQGLGEFLPISSSAHLVLVPYIFGWTAHTDIFDVALHLGTLLAVVIFFAKDIWRLLKAGLTQGIKTVDGKLFWLIMVATVPAGLIGYQFEGFVDDKLRTAYLAIALAMAIMGVVLWLVDKYASKKLDENKLTWGQSILIGVSQALALLPGVSRSGATMTTGLLFGLTRESAARFSFLMSVPIIAGAGLLKLTKLHASDVDGQFIVGVVVAAVVGYLSIRWLLNYLNKGRFDIFAWYRFGFAALVIILLVVRR; the protein is encoded by the coding sequence GTGTCTTATTTACAAGCAATCGTTTTAGGATTAGTACAAGGATTAGGTGAGTTTTTGCCTATTTCCAGCTCGGCTCACCTGGTATTGGTCCCGTATATTTTTGGCTGGACCGCACACACGGATATTTTTGATGTAGCTTTGCACTTGGGCACGCTTTTAGCGGTGGTGATCTTTTTTGCCAAAGACATTTGGCGTTTGCTTAAAGCCGGTTTAACTCAGGGCATCAAAACTGTTGATGGCAAGCTATTCTGGCTGATTATGGTGGCTACCGTGCCAGCCGGATTGATTGGCTATCAATTTGAAGGCTTTGTTGACGATAAGTTGCGTACCGCTTACTTGGCCATTGCACTGGCGATGGCAATTATGGGTGTTGTACTATGGCTTGTCGATAAATATGCATCCAAAAAACTGGATGAAAATAAACTAACGTGGGGACAATCAATTTTAATTGGTGTTTCGCAGGCGCTTGCGTTGTTACCAGGTGTGTCTCGATCTGGTGCCACTATGACCACCGGTTTATTGTTTGGTCTAACCCGAGAATCGGCTGCCCGTTTTTCATTTTTGATGTCGGTGCCCATTATTGCCGGCGCCGGATTACTTAAATTAACTAAATTGCATGCATCAGACGTTGATGGGCAATTTATCGTTGGAGTGGTTGTGGCGGCAGTAGTTGGCTATCTAAGCATTCGCTGGTTATTAAATTATTTGAACAAAGGTCGTTTTGATATTTTTGCTTGGTATCGGTTTGGCTTTGCCGCACTTGTGATCATCCTTCTTGTCGTCAGACGGTAA
- a CDS encoding DedA family protein codes for MINVLVNFVTNVIGQVGYAGVFGLMLLESANIPIPSEAIMPFAGFLVARGDLNIWWVVLIGTLGNLVGSMLSYWVGATGGRTLIDKYGKYVRLNHHHLDLTEKWFAKYGESSVFFGRWMPVVRTFVSLPAGLAKMNFTKFSIYTFLGALPFCYLLTWIGYKLGQNWEQIRPYFHYLDLLVLFVVIIWLLNLLLKKRTKPVAN; via the coding sequence ATGATAAACGTTTTAGTCAATTTTGTTACCAATGTCATTGGGCAAGTAGGATACGCCGGGGTTTTTGGCTTAATGCTATTGGAGTCGGCGAACATTCCTATTCCGTCCGAGGCCATCATGCCGTTTGCGGGCTTTCTGGTGGCCCGTGGAGACCTTAACATCTGGTGGGTGGTACTAATTGGCACCTTGGGTAATCTGGTGGGTTCTATGCTGTCCTACTGGGTTGGCGCTACCGGCGGGCGCACTCTAATTGATAAGTACGGCAAATACGTACGGCTTAACCATCATCACCTTGACCTGACCGAAAAATGGTTTGCCAAATATGGCGAATCGTCGGTCTTTTTTGGCCGCTGGATGCCGGTGGTTCGCACTTTTGTTTCTTTACCCGCTGGTTTAGCTAAAATGAACTTTACCAAATTCTCAATTTATACCTTCCTTGGTGCGCTGCCGTTCTGCTATCTGTTAACTTGGATAGGGTATAAATTGGGGCAAAACTGGGAACAAATTCGTCCATACTTCCACTATTTGGATTTGCTGGTGCTTTTTGTAGTGATAATTTGGCTGCTAAATCTTTTGCTTAAAAAACGTACTAAACCTGTTGCCAATTAG
- a CDS encoding pitrilysin family protein, which produces MKYELNTLSNGVKVLQIPVAGVKSVTALVLFGVGSRYENQPINGLSHFLEHLFFKGSKKRPTAEQISIAVDEVGGEMNAFTSKEYTGYYIKAASQFGELALDVLSDMLLNPLLKEDEIDRERGVIIEEIKMYEDQPMMYVGELFENQLFGDTPLGWDTIGTRQNIKAMQKKQINDYRQNFYTADNMLVVVAGDIAQTTPHLEKYFAQFSGSRHQNYQKWALESRSAYKMHVKPTEQTHLWLGFLGLPANHPDKYVLKVISAILGGGMSSRLFLSVRERQGLAYYVRAASEHYLDSGYLVASAGVATEKVEQAVKAILLEFQKLRDEKVSATELNKVKQYLKGKLLLKIEQTDELAGMLGMQQLLQGEIKTPEEINQLIDAVTLDDISRVAKQIITQQNLCGAFISSEDFSSWLDINLKI; this is translated from the coding sequence ATGAAATACGAACTAAATACATTATCAAATGGCGTCAAAGTTTTACAGATCCCAGTCGCCGGCGTCAAATCTGTCACTGCTCTGGTGCTTTTTGGCGTTGGTTCGCGCTATGAAAATCAACCGATAAACGGTTTGTCACACTTTTTGGAACACTTATTTTTTAAGGGCTCCAAAAAACGCCCCACCGCCGAGCAGATTTCGATTGCGGTAGATGAAGTGGGCGGCGAAATGAACGCTTTTACCAGCAAAGAATACACCGGTTATTACATTAAAGCGGCATCGCAGTTTGGCGAGCTGGCGTTAGACGTTTTGTCTGATATGTTGCTTAACCCGCTGTTAAAAGAGGATGAAATCGATCGCGAACGTGGGGTGATTATCGAAGAAATTAAGATGTACGAAGATCAGCCAATGATGTATGTGGGTGAGCTTTTCGAAAATCAACTTTTTGGCGATACCCCGCTAGGTTGGGACACTATTGGCACTCGCCAGAACATTAAGGCGATGCAGAAAAAGCAGATTAACGATTATCGTCAAAACTTTTACACTGCGGATAATATGTTAGTGGTAGTGGCCGGTGATATCGCGCAAACTACGCCGCATTTGGAAAAGTACTTTGCTCAGTTTTCCGGATCGCGCCATCAAAATTATCAGAAATGGGCGCTTGAATCGCGTTCAGCATATAAAATGCACGTCAAACCAACCGAACAGACACATTTGTGGCTAGGTTTTTTGGGCTTGCCTGCCAATCATCCCGACAAATACGTGTTAAAGGTGATTTCGGCCATTTTGGGTGGGGGGATGAGTTCGCGGTTGTTCCTCTCGGTGCGCGAGCGCCAAGGTTTGGCATATTATGTTCGTGCCGCATCTGAGCACTACCTAGACAGTGGTTACTTGGTTGCCTCGGCCGGCGTAGCGACAGAAAAAGTGGAACAGGCAGTAAAGGCGATTTTGCTTGAGTTCCAAAAATTGCGCGATGAAAAAGTTAGCGCGACCGAATTAAACAAGGTAAAACAATATCTTAAAGGTAAATTGTTGTTAAAAATTGAACAGACCGATGAGTTGGCTGGAATGCTTGGAATGCAACAGTTATTGCAGGGTGAAATTAAAACGCCTGAAGAGATAAATCAGTTAATCGACGCGGTGACATTGGATGATATTTCTCGCGTTGCCAAGCAAATTATCACACAGCAAAATCTTTGTGGCGCGTTTATCTCGTCTGAGGATTTCAGTAGTTGGCTAGACATTAATCTAAAAATATAA
- a CDS encoding nucleoside-diphosphate kinase yields the protein MQHPKEERTVVLVKPDGVMRGLVGEVLTRFEKRGLKILGLKMVYPSREHAAAHYSGSEEWLRGMGNKTLEAFAKYGIDVTAEMGTADALEIGKKVQQWNVDYLAMGPVVAIVLQGMHAITTVRKIVGSTLPVLADPGTIRGDFSVDSNVAGNFDKRAIHNIVHASGDPSEAGHEIAHWFKEEELIKYSRADEQIMFG from the coding sequence ATGCAACATCCAAAAGAAGAGCGAACGGTCGTTTTAGTAAAGCCCGATGGGGTTATGCGCGGTTTGGTGGGCGAGGTTTTAACTCGTTTTGAAAAACGCGGTTTGAAGATTTTAGGTTTGAAAATGGTATATCCGTCTCGTGAACACGCTGCGGCACACTATTCGGGCTCCGAAGAGTGGTTGCGTGGGATGGGCAATAAGACGCTTGAGGCGTTTGCCAAATATGGCATAGACGTAACTGCAGAAATGGGCACTGCCGACGCATTGGAAATTGGTAAAAAGGTGCAGCAATGGAACGTTGACTACTTGGCAATGGGTCCGGTAGTGGCAATCGTTCTGCAGGGTATGCACGCTATCACCACCGTGCGCAAAATTGTGGGAAGTACTTTGCCGGTGTTAGCCGATCCTGGTACCATCAGGGGCGATTTTTCGGTTGATTCAAATGTTGCCGGCAATTTTGATAAGCGCGCGATTCACAATATCGTTCACGCCTCTGGTGATCCATCCGAAGCCGGGCACGAAATTGCGCACTGGTTCAAAGAGGAAGAACTAATTAAATATTCTCGCGCCGACGAACAGATAATGTTTGGATAA
- a CDS encoding MraY family glycosyltransferase — MSNLVWPIIISTLVSFVLTYLVKQYALKHHLAMPIRARDVHTKQIPRLGGLAIFGAFLIVVIIYQVASQNNFSGFGFPFAIFGISIDKRLLAVLIASVVLVATMAYDDIKGLKPYQKLSAQILVALIIIAGGIGIRYINNPFGGLEFRLDQWQIPVQIGAATYHFVVLADLLAVAWLLLLMNVVNFSDGVDGLAGTMTAIALLVLMLLSLRDPVNQPATALLSSIGFGAVLGFLFWNWPPAKIFMGDSGAMFLGFLIGVIGLIAGGKIATILVVLALPILDALLVIFTRLIHGYNPLTHPDQSHLHHRFLHANFSARQTLTVLGVFCATFGIIALKYTGLVKAEMFGIAVIALVIIIIALSAKSRNDNSKLSSAN, encoded by the coding sequence ATGAGTAACCTAGTTTGGCCGATTATTATTTCTACGCTAGTTAGCTTTGTGCTGACCTATTTGGTTAAGCAATATGCGTTAAAACACCATTTAGCCATGCCAATTCGTGCTCGCGATGTCCACACCAAACAGATTCCGCGCCTTGGCGGCTTGGCAATTTTTGGCGCATTTTTAATTGTGGTGATAATTTATCAAGTTGCGAGCCAGAATAATTTTTCCGGTTTTGGCTTTCCGTTTGCCATTTTTGGCATTAGTATTGATAAACGATTGTTAGCGGTTCTGATTGCGTCTGTCGTTTTAGTCGCGACGATGGCTTACGACGATATTAAAGGTCTAAAACCATATCAAAAATTATCGGCGCAGATTTTGGTGGCGTTAATCATTATTGCCGGCGGAATTGGCATCCGTTATATCAATAATCCGTTTGGCGGGCTGGAATTTAGGCTTGACCAGTGGCAAATTCCCGTTCAAATTGGGGCAGCCACTTATCATTTTGTGGTGCTGGCTGATTTGCTTGCCGTGGCGTGGTTATTATTGTTGATGAATGTGGTTAATTTTAGTGATGGCGTGGATGGCCTAGCCGGCACTATGACTGCGATTGCGTTACTTGTGCTGATGCTTTTAAGCTTACGCGACCCTGTTAATCAACCGGCCACCGCGTTGTTGTCATCGATTGGTTTTGGCGCAGTGCTCGGGTTTTTGTTTTGGAACTGGCCACCTGCCAAAATTTTTATGGGAGACAGCGGGGCGATGTTTTTGGGGTTCCTAATTGGGGTGATTGGGCTGATTGCCGGTGGAAAGATTGCCACCATTTTAGTGGTTTTGGCCTTGCCAATATTGGATGCGCTGCTGGTGATTTTCACTCGCCTAATTCACGGTTATAACCCGCTTACTCATCCCGATCAGAGCCATTTGCATCATCGATTTTTGCACGCAAACTTTTCGGCTCGCCAAACATTAACCGTGCTGGGTGTTTTTTGCGCCACCTTTGGCATAATCGCTTTGAAATATACCGGGTTGGTTAAAGCGGAAATGTTTGGTATAGCTGTAATCGCACTGGTGATTATAATCATCGCGTTGAGTGCAAAGAGCCGTAATGATAATTCGAAATTGTCATCTGCCAATTAG
- a CDS encoding DNA polymerase III subunit alpha encodes MSDFTHLHVHSHYSLLDGLGTVPKLVDHAKKLNMDTLALTDHGVLYGAVEFSKVAKKAGVKPIIGCELYVAPRTHTEKVSQLDKNPYHLIVLCQNETGYHNLLKLISIAHLDGYYYKPRVDKNLLKQYNEGLICLTACLQGEVARPAGQDDPEKADEALKQYLEIFGHERLFVELQHHPELPAQVLANRHLTSLAQKHQLGLVATNDVHYLEHDDAEAQDALLCIQTGKFMADQNRMSMKQDGRYIDISMLTSDEMSANFADLPEAISNTRKIADMCQFEIKTGQYIFPAFPIPGGAKPDDYLRERCIAGLWAKVVKTNQPSERSEYPSNLDEEYKTRLEYELDVIGKTGFASYMLMVADYNNKAKEMGIFTNTRGSAAGSLVSYLINITDIDPLKYGLIFERFLNQERIDWPDVDLDIADTRRGELIAYVTEKYGADKVAQIITFGTIAAKNSIRDVGRVLGMPYGEVDAVSKLIPLGSTLDIALETNVELKYRYNNEPAIKKLIDLAGKVEGVARHASVHAAGVVISDKDITNYVPVQRIGDKEQSGIVTQFAMKELEAVGLVKMDFLGLANLSIIERALEIIKATRDVDIITAEIPLDDKETYQLLSRGESSGVFQLESDGMKRYLKELKPTVINDIIAMVALYRPGPIELIPDYIAGKHGTKKVTYLHPKLEPILKETYGIAVYQEQILRIARDLCGFSYGEADVLRKAIGKKIKELLLEQRHKWIEKGVQNGITKSLAEKLFDFVEPFARYGFNKAHATSYGMIAYQTAYLKMHYPSQFMAAWLTSEQSRDIEKVSFALNECNRMGIKVLPPDINESFPDFGVVPNDQHKNENIRFGLGAIKNVGHGVAEVIVKERKKNGLFTSLTDFIKRTDGKVINRKTLESLTQAGALDSFSDRNTLFVNIEAILKYATGIHKDHHSQIGLFGSDENEEMVLLNLTPTAPATKQQIMQWEKDLLGIYLSEHPMSDLNSISGHDIIKIGEIKQNMVDKSVRIIGMITSVKSIITKSNQAMAFVKVEDATTNIELIIFPNLYAETKDLWQNDRIIVADGKVNDKDGSLKILVNAAWDITEARSVDGIDLPALTSYKNGNGKSQNGRAAAPTTGASEKPVQMFPESAILHITIPEDTSTKTLSELKHVLSLHNGVNAFILHLPDQKEIKPRLTVKIDFSLLDQIARLVGPHQTEVR; translated from the coding sequence ATGTCTGACTTCACTCATCTTCATGTTCACTCTCACTACAGCCTGCTTGACGGGCTTGGTACCGTACCCAAATTGGTTGACCATGCCAAAAAATTGAATATGGACACATTGGCCTTAACCGACCATGGGGTGCTTTACGGGGCGGTAGAGTTTAGTAAAGTGGCCAAAAAAGCCGGTGTCAAACCAATCATCGGCTGCGAGTTGTATGTTGCGCCACGCACGCACACCGAAAAAGTCAGTCAGCTTGATAAAAATCCTTATCACCTAATCGTGCTGTGTCAAAATGAAACCGGTTATCATAATTTACTAAAATTAATCAGCATTGCCCATTTAGATGGTTACTATTACAAACCCCGCGTGGACAAAAACCTGCTCAAGCAGTACAACGAGGGGCTAATTTGTCTGACCGCCTGTTTGCAAGGCGAAGTGGCGCGTCCGGCCGGTCAGGATGACCCCGAAAAGGCCGACGAGGCGTTAAAACAGTATCTGGAGATCTTTGGGCATGAGCGACTGTTTGTCGAGCTACAGCACCACCCAGAGCTTCCAGCGCAAGTCTTAGCCAATCGGCATCTAACCAGCTTGGCGCAAAAACACCAGCTCGGGCTAGTGGCCACAAATGATGTCCATTATTTAGAGCATGATGATGCCGAGGCGCAAGATGCATTGCTGTGTATTCAAACCGGCAAGTTTATGGCAGATCAAAATCGAATGTCAATGAAACAAGATGGTCGCTACATTGATATATCAATGCTAACGAGTGATGAAATGTCCGCCAATTTTGCAGATTTGCCAGAGGCAATATCAAACACCCGCAAAATTGCCGATATGTGCCAATTCGAAATCAAGACCGGTCAATATATCTTTCCGGCGTTTCCAATACCGGGTGGGGCAAAACCGGATGATTATCTGCGCGAGAGATGTATTGCCGGATTATGGGCTAAAGTGGTCAAGACTAATCAACCCAGCGAACGCTCGGAATACCCGTCCAATTTAGATGAAGAGTACAAAACCCGACTTGAATATGAGCTTGATGTCATCGGCAAAACCGGCTTTGCCAGCTATATGCTGATGGTGGCAGACTACAACAACAAAGCCAAGGAAATGGGCATTTTTACCAACACTCGTGGATCAGCCGCTGGCTCATTAGTCTCGTATTTAATCAACATTACCGACATCGATCCGTTAAAGTACGGTCTAATCTTTGAACGATTTCTAAACCAAGAACGTATTGACTGGCCAGATGTTGACTTGGATATCGCCGATACCAGACGCGGCGAATTAATCGCATACGTCACCGAAAAATACGGCGCCGACAAGGTGGCACAGATTATTACCTTTGGTACGATTGCAGCCAAAAACAGCATCCGCGACGTGGGGCGAGTTTTGGGCATGCCGTATGGCGAAGTAGATGCGGTTTCTAAACTGATCCCGCTCGGGTCAACACTGGATATCGCGCTAGAAACCAACGTTGAGTTAAAATATCGCTACAACAACGAGCCCGCAATTAAAAAGCTGATTGATCTGGCGGGCAAGGTAGAAGGAGTGGCTCGCCACGCCTCGGTGCACGCCGCTGGCGTAGTTATCTCGGACAAAGACATCACCAACTATGTACCGGTGCAACGTATCGGCGATAAAGAGCAGTCTGGCATCGTGACTCAATTTGCCATGAAAGAGTTAGAGGCAGTTGGTTTGGTTAAAATGGACTTCTTGGGTCTAGCCAACCTGTCCATCATTGAGCGGGCGCTGGAGATCATCAAAGCCACTCGAGATGTTGATATAATTACCGCCGAAATACCGCTTGATGACAAAGAAACGTACCAGCTGCTTTCTCGCGGCGAGTCGTCTGGGGTGTTCCAATTAGAGTCAGATGGGATGAAACGGTACTTAAAAGAGCTAAAACCAACCGTCATCAACGATATTATTGCGATGGTGGCGCTATATCGTCCCGGACCAATCGAATTAATTCCAGATTATATTGCCGGCAAACATGGCACCAAAAAAGTCACCTATCTTCATCCCAAGCTCGAGCCAATTCTAAAAGAAACATACGGTATTGCCGTTTATCAGGAACAAATTTTGCGCATTGCTCGCGATTTGTGCGGATTTTCATACGGCGAAGCCGATGTTCTGCGCAAAGCGATTGGTAAAAAAATCAAAGAATTATTATTGGAACAGCGGCATAAATGGATTGAAAAAGGGGTGCAAAACGGCATCACCAAAAGCTTGGCCGAAAAGCTATTCGACTTCGTAGAGCCGTTCGCCCGTTACGGATTTAATAAAGCGCACGCCACCTCTTACGGGATGATTGCGTACCAAACCGCGTATCTTAAAATGCACTATCCCAGCCAGTTTATGGCGGCATGGCTAACCTCGGAGCAAAGCCGTGACATTGAAAAAGTATCGTTCGCCCTAAACGAGTGCAATCGAATGGGCATTAAGGTGCTGCCTCCGGACATCAACGAGTCTTTTCCGGATTTTGGCGTAGTCCCGAACGATCAACATAAAAACGAGAATATTCGGTTTGGGCTAGGAGCAATTAAGAATGTGGGGCACGGCGTGGCAGAGGTGATCGTCAAAGAGCGCAAAAAAAATGGTTTGTTTACTAGTTTGACTGATTTTATCAAAAGGACTGATGGAAAAGTAATCAACCGAAAAACATTGGAGAGCTTGACGCAAGCGGGCGCTTTGGATAGTTTTTCAGACCGAAACACCTTGTTTGTTAATATCGAAGCAATTCTAAAGTACGCCACCGGTATTCACAAAGATCATCACAGCCAAATTGGGTTGTTTGGCTCAGACGAAAACGAAGAGATGGTTTTGCTTAATTTAACCCCAACCGCTCCCGCCACCAAACAACAAATTATGCAATGGGAAAAAGACCTGCTTGGCATTTACCTTTCAGAGCACCCAATGTCAGATTTGAACTCAATTTCGGGGCACGACATCATTAAAATCGGTGAAATTAAACAAAATATGGTAGATAAATCGGTGCGCATTATCGGTATGATCACCAGTGTCAAATCGATTATCACCAAATCCAACCAAGCAATGGCGTTTGTGAAAGTGGAAGACGCTACTACCAATATTGAGCTAATCATCTTCCCCAATTTATATGCCGAAACCAAGGATTTATGGCAAAATGACCGCATTATAGTGGCAGATGGCAAGGTGAACGATAAAGATGGCAGCTTAAAAATTTTAGTCAACGCGGCGTGGGATATCACCGAGGCGCGGTCAGTGGATGGTATAGATTTGCCCGCACTTACGTCATATAAAAACGGTAACGGCAAAAGCCAAAACGGACGCGCCGCAGCACCCACAACCGGAGCGAGTGAAAAACCGGTGCAGATGTTTCCCGAATCCGCTATTTTGCATATCACCATTCCCGAAGACACCAGTACCAAAACTTTGTCCGAGCTAAAACACGTTTTGTCACTACATAACGGCGTAAATGCCTTCATCTTGCATCTACCGGACCAAAAAGAAATTAAACCAAGGCTGACAGTAAAAATTGACTTCAGCTTGTTAGATCAAATTGCGCGATTAGTTGGCCCACACCAGACCGAGGTTAGATAA